CTTACAAGGTAACAAAGAATTTTGACGAACTAATTGATTTTTTTGAGCAAATGGATGAATAAATAACAGAAAAAACGGAGTTTCTAAAAGTAGAAACTCCGTTTTTAAATTTTTAATAATGTAAATGAATATTTACCCAGAGCATTCTCTACATAATCAAGTTTAGTATGGTCAAAATAAACATAATCCTGTTCATGTATGAGAATATTAAGCCCTTCAAATTCAAATAGTAGATCACCAGTAATTTTCCGCTCTTCCAGAGACAGATTCAATTTGGGACCTCCTCAGCCAATCCCCATACTCAACCGAACCAGTAGTTCCTCATTTGGAGATTGCTTTTCTCTCAGGATAATTCCTTCCAAAATACTGCGGGCACTCTCCGTAATCTTGAACAAACCTATCACATCCTTAAATTTTTTCACAATTTGCAGGAAAAAGTCGAAAAATAGCACATAAATATATTATAGTATTGGTAGAATGGTTGAAAATATTTTGCCTCAAAACAAACTAGTAAGGAGAACCTATGAAAAAGAAGGCCATAATTTCGTCTTTCATTATCATTTTTTTGTGTATGATCGTTGCTGGGGTGCTTCTTATTGAACAGCATAATAACCAGGCTGCTGCAGAAAAAAAACACCCTGCAAAGGAACATACTGCAAGATTGCAGACTGTTATGAGCAGGACTCTAACAGAAAAGGTAACTGTCGGTGCCATCGGCGACATTTTGATTCATGATACGGTTTATCAGGATGCGTATAATGGATCGCAATATAATTTCAACCCTATCTTCGAAAATGTTAAAAGCATGATGGAATCACCGGATGTACTAACAGCTAATCAGGAAAGCATGTTAGGTGGAGTTGACATTGGTGTATCAAGCTACCCGACGTTTAATAGTCCACACGAGGTCGCAGATGCTCTCGTCCATTCGGGGGTTGATATTGTGTCAATTGCTAACAACCATACGTTAGACAAAGGGGAAAGAGGTATTCTTTCCGCTACCGATTATTTAAATAGTATCGGACTTCCCCATGTTGGAAGCTTTCTAAATCAAGAGGATCGCAAAAAACTAAGAATCATCAATAAAAATGGCATTAAATTAGCCTTTCTATCTTATACCTATGGTACAAATGGAATACCCATTCCAGATGGAAAAGACTTCCTTGTTAATCTTATCAATCGTGATCTTATGAGTGACGAAATTCTGCGTGCTAAGAAAGAAGCAGATGTTGTGATTATGAGTATCCATTGGGGAAATGAATACCAACGAATTCCGACGAACGAGCAAAAGGATTTGGCGAATTTCCTTGCGAACCAAGGAGTTGATATCATCTTCGGGTCTCATCCCCATGTACTTCAGCCAATGGAATGGATTAATACGGAAGATGGCGGAAAGTCATTTGTTATTTATTCACTGGGTAACTTCATTTCAGGACAAGTAAGAGACTATAAAGATATTGGCGGCATGGCAACGGTTGAAATAACGAAACATATTTCTAATACTGGAAAGTCAATTGAATTATCAAATCCGGCTTTTTATCCCACCTATGTTTCTAGCCAACGAAGTAAAAATTATCAAGTCGTACCATTAGAAAATGCAGGTTCCTTCGGATTGCAAAATGCTGCTGCTAAATACCAGGAAATTAAAGACCATATGACCCAATGGCTCCGTTAATACGGGGCCATTTATCCGTTTTAATTGGAAGGAAGTTTCAAATGAAACAAATTAACTATCAAGGATATATTTTATCAATATTGTTTATCGTTTTAATTTATTTCTTCACGAGAAGTTACTATAGTCTATTTACTTGGTTCCTCCTTGGCCTCTTCCTCTTGCTCGCTTTCCTGAAGGAAGAAAATCGTTTATTTGCATGGGTGATGATTTCCTTTTTTGTTGGAAATCTAATTCTCTTTTATACCGATAAATTTATTGAAGGGTATCAGTTCATTCCAATCTATAGGGTAATCATAAATCAGGTATTGTTCCTTATCCCTATCCTATCGGTATGTTATGTGATTAAGCAGTTCAATAAAAAAATTAGCTTCTTTTTTAATAAACGAGAGCTAAATAACACCAATAAGCTTTCCTATATCATTTTGATACTTCTTGCTGTTGGTGTTACTTTATTATTAATCAATAATAGTGAATCAGATTTGAACAGGATCCTTTCTCTTATCACCTTCACTCTTATTCATGCCTCTCTGCAGGAAACGATATGGCGAGGTATTCTGTTAACACAATTAATTAAGATAACAAATGAAACATCTGCTATTTTGTTTACAAGTATTGCCTTTGCGATGAACACAACTATATTTGGATTTTCTATTTCTGTAGCTCTGGTATATCTATTTTTAGGGTTGATATTTGCCTTGTTAACCATTAAATATAAAAGCATTTTGCCATCTATTTTCGCCCATACATTGATATTAATTTTCTTTTACCTAAATGACTGGCTTCAACTTCCTTTATAAGCAACATCATCGATAATTGCCTTTGATTTATTATATAATAAGATCATAGGTATTTTGAAAGGAGAAACAGATGAAAATCCTAATCAACAGTGAAGCTGCAGCATGGTACAAACAAGAACTAAATCTTAAAACAGGTGATTTTGTCCGTTTCTATGTCCGTTATGGCGGATGCAGTACCGTACAAAGTGGGTTTTCACTTGGTATATCAAATGATGAACCCGTTGATATTGGTGCAAAGACAACCGAAGAAGGGGTAACTTTTTATATTGAAGAAAAAGACTTATGGTACTTCGATGACCATGATTTAATCATTGAGTATCATGCAAAATATGATGAGCCTGTTTTAGATTATAAAAAAGCATAATCAAAAAAAAGCACACATGAATGATGGTACTTTCATGTGTGCTTTTTCTATTACCTGTTCTCCAGTTGTTGGACTACAAGCTCGCATATTTCATGTGTCTGTAATGAATCTCTTGCAGTAACGGATGGAAAGCCGCCATTACCTACCGCACTTATAAACTCTTCAACAATCTGTTCAAATCCTCTTTTAAAAAGAGTAGAATCCCAATTGTTAAAAGAATGAGCGATTTCCTTTTGATCACGATAAATCGCTAATTTATCTAAATCATGAACAACTCTTTTCTCGTTCGTTCCCATTACTTCTAATCTCTCTTCTACTGCCCCGCTGTCTCGATTCATAATCGCGATACCTGTCATGTCCTTACAGATAAATTGAACGACTACATGATAAAGCATCCCATTATCTACTCTTCCATTAACGATTGTTTCTTGTACATCACCTTTCAACAGGTAACGCACCGTATCTAAAACGTGGATAAAATCATCATAGACAAATGAGCGAATATCGCTGGGGAGTGCGTGGCGGTTCTTTTGTAAAATAACCATATTTGGTTGTTCAATTTCTGTCATTGCCTGATAAAATGGGGCAAATCGTCTGTTAAATCCAGTCATTAAGATAAGCCCTTTTCTCTCGGCAAGTTCCACAAGTTCCTTGGTTGTCTCCAAGTGATAGGTGATAGGCTTTTCGACATAGACATGGATACCATTCTCTAAAAGCTCTCTTACAATTTCCTCATGAGATTCCGTTGACGAATGGACAAAAGCTCCTTTAATTCCGCACTCTATTAGTGTAGTAAGACTAGAATGAGTATGTGGAAAACGATATTGAGTACTAATTTCCGTTAAAACGTTAGTATTTCTTGTGAATAGATGGAATTCCACATCAGCTAGCTTACTAAAAACAGGCAAATAAGCTTTTTTCGCTATATCCCCAAGACCGATGATTCCTAACTTTAACATGGTTTCATCTCCCTGCTTTCACCAAATATGGTGATGTAATCCTTCTTTATCTAGTATTTCTTTTTGCCTTTCTCCAATTAAATCAAAATGTGAATAGCCGTCACGGCGGTGGTGAATCCATTCTTTTTGTAACCCATATTGTCTTCCCCATTCAGCAAGTTTTTCAAGGTCTAGGCAGCCTACCTTAGTAACGGTATTACAGCCTGGAAAACGATCATCCAGCCAATAGTGGGTTAAGAATGCGATTTCACCCTCATCAATTTTTTGTTTCCACTCTATTACTTCCTGTCTTTTGATTCCAAATGCCATATAGTCACCCCAAAACTCTTACGGTTACTTCTTCTTTATTTCTTCATACTTCAGGTACCATTCAGGAAACGCCTTTTTGAATGCAATCGGTCTAAAGTTGTCCTTTTTGACAACAATATGAGTCGAAGTACCTTCTGCACAAACTTCCTCGTCCCCATTTATGATGGAATACCCATAAACAGTTTTAAGCCCGTCATTTTTTTCAATCCAAGTCTTTACGAAACCTCTATCACCATAACGTAACGGTTTTTTATAGGTAGCTTGGATGTCATATACGGGTGCAAAATACCCTGCATTCTCCATATCTACATAACTATAGCCAAGGTCCTCAATTAATCCGCTTCTGCCGAGTTCAAAATACTTCAAATAGTTGGCATGATAGATGACACCCATCATGTCCGTATCTGCATATAAAAGTTGAATCTCTCTTGTAGAAATAAATAAAGTGTCCATTTCTCTATTCCCCTTCCCTAATCAAAGGAAATTTAGTAAGCGCCTTTCCCGCATCTTCACTTTCAATATGGATGGCCTTTTCTAATAATTCCTCTTCCTCTGTCACTCCTATAAGCCTCATTGCTTGTGCTTGAATCATTTCATCTGCTAAATTGGTAGCAAATCTTCCGTTCCCTTTGAATGTATGATTTTCAATACTTTGTTTTAAAAAAGCTATTGCACCTTCACTTAATTGGTATTGAAAGTTATCTACATATGTCTCGATAATCGCAATAAGCTCTTCCGCTGAATAGTCAGGAAACAGGAAGAATTTTTTAAATCTCGAGCGCAAACCAGGGTTGCTCTCTAATAGCCGGTCCATTTCATTGGGGTAACCTGCAAGGACCACAACAAGATTTTCATTGTGCTTGGTCATTTCATCAACAAGAGTGTCGACTACTTCCTTACCGAAATCACCTGCTGTTTGGCTTAAGAGCGAATAGGCCTCATCAATAAATAATACTCCGCCAAGAGCCTCGCGGATTTTTTTCTTTGTCTTTCCTGCTGTTTGACCCACATATCCTGCCACGAAATCAGCCCTGCTTGCCACAATTAAATGACCTCTTTTTAACATTCCACATTCTTTCAGGAGCTCTGCATATATTTTTGCCACTGTGGTTTTACCAGTGCCGGGATTCCCAGTGAAGACCGAATGAAGCTGAATAGGTACCGTTGGAAGCTTCTTTTCTTTTCTAAACTGCTGCATTTTAACAAAGGAAAATAGTGTTTCTAATTCACCTTTTAGTTCAGTCAAGCCAATTAACCGACCTAATTTATCAAACGGAGATTCCCGATTTTCACTCTGTTCTACTTCAAAATCCTCTTTATCTAAAAGGGTATACGTGAGAATGTTCTCATTTGATTGAGGATAATCAGACCCTTTTTTAAAAATGGCATCTAACACAATATTGCGAACGGATCGCGCATTGCCGAAAGTATCATCCACCCGTTCCTGATCAAGGCGATGATTAATTTCAATCTTCGCTTCCTCCGTAAGGATATAATCGTTTTCTGAGGCAATTTTTTCAGCAATCGATATTAATTCCTCATTGGAATAATTAGGTAAATGAATGAGGTTAGATTGAGGAAATCGGCTTCTTAGTCCAGGATTTGCATCTAAAAAAATACGCATTTCATCAGGATATCCCGCCAAAATTACGGCAAACCTCCCACCGTATTCCTTTCCCGTCATTAACGAAACAAGAGTATCAACCGCAGTTTGCCCATAATCATTTCCAGTTTGGCCCTCTCGTTTTAAACTATAGGCTTCATCAATAAACAGCACCCCGCCAATCGCTTTCTCAACTACGGAGCGTACGTTTTCCTCTGTTTGACCTACAAAGGCCCCTACGAGCTGTGATCTATCAGTTTCAATCACTTCAGGACGCGGCAGGACTTCAAGCTCATGATAGATTTTAGCTAATAAACGGGCGATGGTTGTTTTCCCTGTTCCTGGATTTCCAGTTAGAACCATATTAAGACTTAATTCATCCTTTATTTGGAAACCAAGCTCTTTCCGATCCTTTTGGTATTTTAAAAACTGGTAAAAATCATTGACTCGCTTTTTTACGATATCCATCCCAATCATTTCATTTAATTGGTCCAAGGCATTTTCTGAATCCTGTTGGACGTCTTCTGCGACAATAAAGAGATTCTGCCATTCTTTTTTTATAACTTCGAGGCTGGACAAATGTAATTTTAGGTCTTCATAATAGGTGGCCGTATGAAAAACACCCTTAATCGATTCCTCATACTCCTCAGCAGCCTTTAATAAGTTCCCGTTAACTTCAATAGCTTCAGTAAGCAAATCAACCAGTTTTTGATATTGAAGAGAAAGTGGTTCATTTCTCAATGCCTCAGCAAGATTCCTCTTCTCGGTAAGATTCTCTATATGATCATCTGCTTCTGCTAAGAAGTTTTGACAAATTTGTATGTATTGCTCAGCCACTTTCTTCTTTGCAGTTCGATTATCTGTTTCCCTTATTGCGGGAAATTCTAAGATATCTAAAATGTCTTTTTTCTTCTTCCAATCGTACTGTATGAAATAGGACTTTGCCATCTCGTTATCTGGGTGTAAATCTAATGCTTTTTGTAACCAAGCAAAAGCTAATGTATCTTGGTTCTTGCGCGTTAAACGCGAAAGTGCGGCCATTGTTAACATTTTTGATATAAGTACGGGGTTTGATTGGCCTCTAATAGCTGTTAATAGCTCATTTTCATTGGCGATAAACCCGTTTTCATTCAGCTCTTTTTCCCAATGGGTAATCTGTTCGGTTTGGTCAATTGGTGGATTTGTTTGTTGTCGTATCATAGGATCACTTCTTCTTCAAAATTTCCCTTTTATCTTACCACAACCAGACCATCTAAATGAAATTCAAAGATTTAATGTATAGGCTGTATTATATTAGTCTGTTGATTGGAGCTTCAGGCACTTCGCGGACCTTAGGGCGGTTAGAGTCTCGTGCCTTCCGCTCCAATCAACGAGTTGCAAAAATCAACAGTTAGCGTTAATACAGCTAATAAATAAAGGACCTGTAGAATTGAACAGGTCCTTCAACTATTGCTTTAGACTTCATCCTTAATTTCTGCTCGGTAGGATTCGATACTTTCACGGCGTCTTTCGTTTTTCGCGTCAATCTGCTGGAGTTGTGTTTCGCTATCAGTGAATGCCTTTGAATCTTCTGCAGCTTCAATGTTTTCTAGTGTATCATGTATCATCGCTTGAAGCTTTTCAGCATTATCACTACGGTCGTCTGGTTTCGGTTTGTTGTTATAAGTCATAGAATTTCCCTCCTAGGTGGTGTAGTGTTACAGATATAGTGTGTAACTTATTGAAAAAAATATCACAGAAAATTTCTGTTAGGATAAAATCACAAAAAAGACCCGCGGGCTTGTGCCTGACGAGTCTTAACCACTTTTTTATTCACCTTTAGTTTGGATGACTTGCGCATGCTTACCAGATGTATCTTGATGGGTTTTACCTTTGTTTCCTCCAAAGCCCCTGGATTTTGTTCCAATATGATTAGGGGCGAAGTGTTTACTATCTCTTTTCGGATTACTCATGTATATCCCTCCTCCTTAACATTTTGTCCGTTTTAAAGGAGGAACATGATTGGTAATCTATGTGAGTTTACGTTACTCTGCTTTTCCAAGTCGCTTTTCCTCTAAACGCATTTCAATTTTTTCCATCGCAGCTCTATCTTTCAAAAGTTGACTTTTATTTTCGGATACAAGTTCTGCAAAGGAACGTTTTCTAGGCTTTCTCATGTATTTCACCTTCCTTATTAACTATTCTAACAGTTATTATGCCCGGAAACGGTTTCAATTATTACAACTTTTTGAAAATTAAAAGAAAATTCTACTTTAAAGCGTTACTATGTTAGAACAAAAAAAGACATTGGATTAGTTTATCCAATGTCTATTTCAGATCTTTGGTATATTGTTTCATAGCATCGAGATTCATGGCCCCGATAAATTTGTTTCCAATATTGCCATTCGTATCGATAAAATACGTGGTTGGGATGGAAAGGACTTGATAGGTTTCGTTTACTTTATCTTCAGCATCTAAAGGAATCGGAAAGGTAATACCATTTTCATCTACAAAAGCTTTTACATCTAAGTGTGGGTCAATGTTTACGGCTAAAATAACAACCTCATCCCCAGCTTCTTTATGAAATTCCTCCATGGCTGGCATTTCTGCTTTACATGGCGGACACCAAGTGGCCCAGAAATTGAGCATAACTTTTTTTCCTTTTAAATCGGATAGTTTAACAGTATCTCCCGATAATGTTTTAAGTTCAAAATCAGGTGCCTTTGCCCCGACTTTTAAACCACCCATATTCGCAGCTTCCTGGCTCACATTTTCGGGTTCAGCCTTTTTATCCATAGCCTGCACAATCGCAACTCCAAGTAAGGCTATTAACACAACAACAGCGATGACTTTTTTCACCATAGCCGAAAACACCCCTTGATTCAATAATATGCTACATCGATTTTACACTATAAAGTCAGTTGAAATACAGGTTGTATATGCCAAATATGTGACAATTTAAAAACAGTTTAGTAGAAGTATTCTAGAAAAGCAAATCAAATTACTTATTTAAGGCGTTAAGAACACTGGTTGTTACCCGGTCTACAATCAGGTCAATATCTCTTTTTGATAATGTCTGTTCATTCACGGAAGTCACTTTCTTTGCATGAGTGCCTTCAGGGACATCAACGCCCTTCGGGGAAACCCCTTCTAATCCCATCATCGTTTTAAGATCAATAAGCTTAGCAACATTTTCTTTGGAAAGTTCGCGATCCCCTTTTAATAGTCTGGAGATCCAATTAATTTTTGCCGTGAACTCTAAAGATTCCATTAAATAATAAGCGTTTTCTAAATTCTTCCCCCATGTCAAGGCACCGTGGTTTTCCAATAATACCCCTTGATGATTGTGGACATGTGTTTTGACGGCCTTTGGTACTTCATCTGTAGAAGGTGTCCCATATTGGGCTAAGGGAATCGTCCCCAAGGATACAACAGATTCTGGCATAATTGCCTGATCTAAAGGAATTCCTTCGGTAGCAAAAGCAGTTGCATACGGGGGATGAACATGTAGGACTGCATGTTCATCTGAACGCTCACGATATACCAGCAGGTGCATTTTCATTTCCGAAGTAGGAGTATAATCACCTTCGATGACATTTCCTTCGCTATCTACTTTTATAATCATATCTGGGGTTAAGAATCCTTTACTAACATTAGTTGGAGTGATTAAAAACTCATCTTCACCAATACGGACAGAAATATTCCCATCATTAGCTGCAACGAATCCTTTTTCATATACACGTTTTCCGATATCGCATATTAGTTTTTTATATTTTATTTCAATAATCATCTAAACCCTGCTTTCTTTTATGAAAACAATTGTTTACTCATAGTATACCCTTCTCGTAAATGATATTAGAGTTTTATGCCTAGATTAAATTACCACAATTTTACGGAAATTTGTTACTATGAAATCACGGAGAGGAGTTGGATTATGAAGATACTTGTTTTAGGGGGAAGTCGCTTTTTAGGTAGAACATTTGTAGAGGCTGCTCAATGGCAAAACCATGAATTGACTATATTTAATCGCGGGAATCAAAATGATGGGTTTAAGGATGTTGAAATTATTACGGGTGATCGTTTTGGTGACTTAAACGAACTTAAAAACCGTTATTGGGATGCTGTGTTGGACACAAGTGGATTTATTCCTTCCTCGGTATTAAAGTCCACCGAACTACTAAGAGACCGAGTAAAGCATTACACCTTTATTTCAAGCATTTCTGTTTACAAAGATTGGATTCAGGAAAATCTCGATGAAACTTATCCTGTTTATGAAATGTCATTAAAGGAAGCAAATGAACTTTCTAAAATGGCGTAAATTATGAGTATTACGGGCAATTTAAGGCTTTATGTGAAGTGGTTGCCGAGAATAATATACCTGGGCGTGTTGCAAATATTCGTGCTGGGCAATTGGTCGGGCCTAATGATTATACAGACCGCATTCCATATTGGATAAATAGAATTGCAGCAGGCGGTAAAGTCCTAGCACCAGGGAATCCAAATAGACCTGTACAAATGATTGATAATAAAGACTTATCAAATTGGATATTAAAGTTAATGACGAATGAGACAACAGGAACATTTAATGCAACCGGACCTGATTATACCCTTACCATGAAAGATTTTCTCGATATATGCATAAAGGTAACAGGCTCTAATGCAGAAGTCGTTTGGGCTTCTGAAAAATTCCTTCTTGATAATAGGGTGGCTCCATGGACGGAAATGCCGCTTTGGGTGCCGGAAGAGTTCCCTCTAGAACCAGAGCTTAAAGAACCTTGGAAAGGCGCCTTTACTGTTAATATTTTAAAAGCCATTGAAA
This Neobacillus sp. YX16 DNA region includes the following protein-coding sequences:
- a CDS encoding CapA family protein, with the translated sequence MIVAGVLLIEQHNNQAAAEKKHPAKEHTARLQTVMSRTLTEKVTVGAIGDILIHDTVYQDAYNGSQYNFNPIFENVKSMMESPDVLTANQESMLGGVDIGVSSYPTFNSPHEVADALVHSGVDIVSIANNHTLDKGERGILSATDYLNSIGLPHVGSFLNQEDRKKLRIINKNGIKLAFLSYTYGTNGIPIPDGKDFLVNLINRDLMSDEILRAKKEADVVIMSIHWGNEYQRIPTNEQKDLANFLANQGVDIIFGSHPHVLQPMEWINTEDGGKSFVIYSLGNFISGQVRDYKDIGGMATVEITKHISNTGKSIELSNPAFYPTYVSSQRSKNYQVVPLENAGSFGLQNAAAKYQEIKDHMTQWLR
- a CDS encoding CPBP family intramembrane glutamic endopeptidase, with product MKQINYQGYILSILFIVLIYFFTRSYYSLFTWFLLGLFLLLAFLKEENRLFAWVMISFFVGNLILFYTDKFIEGYQFIPIYRVIINQVLFLIPILSVCYVIKQFNKKISFFFNKRELNNTNKLSYIILILLAVGVTLLLINNSESDLNRILSLITFTLIHASLQETIWRGILLTQLIKITNETSAILFTSIAFAMNTTIFGFSISVALVYLFLGLIFALLTIKYKSILPSIFAHTLILIFFYLNDWLQLPL
- a CDS encoding HesB/YadR/YfhF family protein, whose product is MKILINSEAAAWYKQELNLKTGDFVRFYVRYGGCSTVQSGFSLGISNDEPVDIGAKTTEEGVTFYIEEKDLWYFDDHDLIIEYHAKYDEPVLDYKKA
- a CDS encoding Gfo/Idh/MocA family oxidoreductase translates to MLKLGIIGLGDIAKKAYLPVFSKLADVEFHLFTRNTNVLTEISTQYRFPHTHSSLTTLIECGIKGAFVHSSTESHEEIVRELLENGIHVYVEKPITYHLETTKELVELAERKGLILMTGFNRRFAPFYQAMTEIEQPNMVILQKNRHALPSDIRSFVYDDFIHVLDTVRYLLKGDVQETIVNGRVDNGMLYHVVVQFICKDMTGIAIMNRDSGAVEERLEVMGTNEKRVVHDLDKLAIYRDQKEIAHSFNNWDSTLFKRGFEQIVEEFISAVGNGGFPSVTARDSLQTHEICELVVQQLENR
- a CDS encoding thioesterase family protein is translated as MDTLFISTREIQLLYADTDMMGVIYHANYLKYFELGRSGLIEDLGYSYVDMENAGYFAPVYDIQATYKKPLRYGDRGFVKTWIEKNDGLKTVYGYSIINGDEEVCAEGTSTHIVVKKDNFRPIAFKKAFPEWYLKYEEIKKK
- a CDS encoding AAA family ATPase encodes the protein MIRQQTNPPIDQTEQITHWEKELNENGFIANENELLTAIRGQSNPVLISKMLTMAALSRLTRKNQDTLAFAWLQKALDLHPDNEMAKSYFIQYDWKKKKDILDILEFPAIRETDNRTAKKKVAEQYIQICQNFLAEADDHIENLTEKRNLAEALRNEPLSLQYQKLVDLLTEAIEVNGNLLKAAEEYEESIKGVFHTATYYEDLKLHLSSLEVIKKEWQNLFIVAEDVQQDSENALDQLNEMIGMDIVKKRVNDFYQFLKYQKDRKELGFQIKDELSLNMVLTGNPGTGKTTIARLLAKIYHELEVLPRPEVIETDRSQLVGAFVGQTEENVRSVVEKAIGGVLFIDEAYSLKREGQTGNDYGQTAVDTLVSLMTGKEYGGRFAVILAGYPDEMRIFLDANPGLRSRFPQSNLIHLPNYSNEELISIAEKIASENDYILTEEAKIEINHRLDQERVDDTFGNARSVRNIVLDAIFKKGSDYPQSNENILTYTLLDKEDFEVEQSENRESPFDKLGRLIGLTELKGELETLFSFVKMQQFRKEKKLPTVPIQLHSVFTGNPGTGKTTVAKIYAELLKECGMLKRGHLIVASRADFVAGYVGQTAGKTKKKIREALGGVLFIDEAYSLLSQTAGDFGKEVVDTLVDEMTKHNENLVVVLAGYPNEMDRLLESNPGLRSRFKKFFLFPDYSAEELIAIIETYVDNFQYQLSEGAIAFLKQSIENHTFKGNGRFATNLADEMIQAQAMRLIGVTEEEELLEKAIHIESEDAGKALTKFPLIREGE
- the tlp gene encoding small acid-soluble spore protein Tlp; amino-acid sequence: MTYNNKPKPDDRSDNAEKLQAMIHDTLENIEAAEDSKAFTDSETQLQQIDAKNERRRESIESYRAEIKDEV
- a CDS encoding acid-soluble spore protein N, which codes for MSNPKRDSKHFAPNHIGTKSRGFGGNKGKTHQDTSGKHAQVIQTKGE
- a CDS encoding FbpB family small basic protein codes for the protein MRKPRKRSFAELVSENKSQLLKDRAAMEKIEMRLEEKRLGKAE
- a CDS encoding redoxin domain-containing protein, with translation MVKKVIAVVVLIALLGVAIVQAMDKKAEPENVSQEAANMGGLKVGAKAPDFELKTLSGDTVKLSDLKGKKVMLNFWATWCPPCKAEMPAMEEFHKEAGDEVVILAVNIDPHLDVKAFVDENGITFPIPLDAEDKVNETYQVLSIPTTYFIDTNGNIGNKFIGAMNLDAMKQYTKDLK
- a CDS encoding class II aldolase/adducin family protein, which produces MIIEIKYKKLICDIGKRVYEKGFVAANDGNISVRIGEDEFLITPTNVSKGFLTPDMIIKVDSEGNVIEGDYTPTSEMKMHLLVYRERSDEHAVLHVHPPYATAFATEGIPLDQAIMPESVVSLGTIPLAQYGTPSTDEVPKAVKTHVHNHQGVLLENHGALTWGKNLENAYYLMESLEFTAKINWISRLLKGDRELSKENVAKLIDLKTMMGLEGVSPKGVDVPEGTHAKKVTSVNEQTLSKRDIDLIVDRVTTSVLNALNK